The nucleotide window AGAGTCGGTAGAACTGGTCCGCGGCATGGCCGACCAGGGGATCACGCGGCGCATGGACGCGGTGGGCGAACTCCTCCTTCAGCACCTCACGCTCGACCGGTTACCGTTGCTGACGGCTCATGCGTCCGACACCGTTCGCGGGTGGGCGTGTTACGTCATCGGCCGCGCGCCCAAGCTCAAACTGAATGCGAAACTGGACCTGATCCGCCCGCTCGCCGACGACCGGCACTTTGGGGTGCGGGAGTGGGCGTGGATGGCGATCCGGCCGCACCTCGCCAAGAACGTCGGGCACGCAGTCAAGGCTCTCACGCCGTGGGCCGAACACCCGTCGCCCAACGTGCGGCGGTTCGCGAGCGAAGCGACCCGGCCGCGCGGCGTGTGGTGCGCCCACATCGACGCGCTCAAACAGAACCCGGAACTGGGGCTGCCGATTCTGGAACCGCTCAAGGCCGATCCGGCGAAGTACGTTCAGGACTCGGTCGGCAACTGGCTCAACGACGCCGCCAAGAGCCAACCCGTCTGGGTGAAAGAGTTGTGCCTCCGCTGGCAGCAGGAATCAGCGGCCGATACGACCGCAGCCGTCTGCAAACGGGCGCTGCGAAACGTGCGCGTGGGGAAATGACCAATGCCCATCGCCCTCATGCTCGAAGACGAAGCCGAGCGGCTGGTCCGCTTCCGCGCGGTCGCGGCCCGGCTCGGTTGTGAACTCGTGTGCTGGCCGAACGCACACCGCATGATCGCCGAAATGGGCGAACGGCTCGCAGAGGCCGCGTTCATTTCACTCGACCACGATCTTGAACCGGAAGACGCAACCGACCCCGGCGACGGTCTCGATGTCGCCAAGCACCTCGCGGGACTGTCGCCAACGTGCCCGGTGATCGTTCACACCAGTAATGGCGCCCGCGGCGACAGCATGATGGGCGAGTTTGAACTCGCAGGCTGGAGACACCACCGCGTCCTGCCGATCGGCGACGATTGGATTGAAGTTGATTGGGCGTGGCACGCGCGGAACCTACTTCGACGCGCGAATAGGGTGCGTCGAACCACTGACAAACCGTCAGCCCCGCCCGGCGATTGAGCCGCAATCCTGGCAGGATGAGCCACCCCGCCTCACACATCGTATTCCATAAGTCACTACCCAATAGCAACTTCAGGCGACCCAATCGCGTGGGCACGCTTGTTGCATATTGGGCGCCATCATTCGGTCACCCCGTAAGTTTCAGTGTGAGGAATCGGAATGGGCCTGCAACCGATCGGCGACCGCATCGTCGTTCGCCGCGAAGCCGCCGAAGAGAAGACGGCCGGCGGCATCCTCCTGCCCGACAGCGCCAAGAACAAGCCCCAGCGCGGTGCGGTTGTCGCGGTCGGCCCGGGCAAGCTCAAGCCGGACGGCACCCGCGTCCCGATGCAGCTCAAGGTCGGCGACAAGGTGCTGTTCACCTCGTGGGCCGGGGACGAGTTCAAAGGCCCCAAGAACGACGGCGAAATCCTGCTCATGCACGAAGGCGACGTGATGTGCGTGATCGCGTGACCGCGGCACCGGCATAAGCACCGAACACCCAACCGAGAGGTTTGACGATGGCAGCGAAGCAGATCGCGTTCGACCAGGAAGCCCGCGACGCCATGAAGCGGGGCATCACCAAGCTGGCCCGCGCCGTGAAGGTGACGCTCGGGCCGAAGGGCCGCAACGTCATCATCCAGAAGTCCTTCGGCAGCCCGACCGTCACCAAGGACGGGGTGACCGTGGCGAAGGAGATCCAGCTCCCCGACCACTACGAGAACATGGGCGCCGCGATGGTCAAGGAGGTCGCCTCCAAGACCAGCGACGTGGCCGGCGATGGCACCACCACCGCGACCGTGCTCGCCGAAGCGATCTTCAAGGAGGGGCTCAAGGCGGTCGTCGCCGGCACCAACCCGATGCTCATGAAGCGCGGGATGGAAAAGGCCGTCGAGGACATCGTCGCCAAGCTCAAGGAGATGAGCATCCCGGTCGGCGGGAAGAAGGGCCTCGAAAACGTCGCGACCGTCGCCGCCAACGGCGACGCCGAGATCGGCAAGAAGCTCGCCGAGGCGATGGACAAGGTCGGCAAGGACGGGGTCATCACCGTCGAAGAGGCCAAGACCATCGAGACGAACTACGAGTTCGTCGAGGGGATGCAGTTCGACCGCGGCTACCTGTCGCCGTACTTCATCAACAACCCGGAAACGATGGAGTGCGAGCTCGAGGACGCCTACGTCCTCGTGTACGAGAAGAAGATCAGCGCCGCCCGCGACATGCTCCCGATCCTGGAGAAGGTCGTCGGCCAGGGCAAGCCGCTCCTGATCATCGCCGAAGAGGTGGACGGCGAGGCGCTCGCGCTGCTGGTCGTGAACGTCATCAAGTCGAACTACCAGATCAAGGTCTGCGCGGTCAAGGCGCCGGGCTACGGCGACCGCCGCAAGGCCATGCTCCAGGACATCGCCGTGCTGACCGGCGGTAAGGCGATCTTCGAAGACCTGGGCATGAAGCTCGAAACGGTCACGATGGAGGACCTGGGCACCGCGAAGAAGATCAAGGTGGACAAGGACAACACCACCGTGATCGAAGGCGCCGGCACCGCGGCCGCCATCAAGGAGCGGATCGCGACCATCCAGAAGGAGCTGGACAAGAGCACCAGCGACTACGACAAGGAGAAGCTGAGCGAGCGGATCGCGAAGCTGTCCGGCGGCGTGGCTAAGATCAACGTCGGCGGCGCCACCGAGAGCGAGGTCAAGGAAAAGAAGATGCGGGTCGAGGACGCGATGCACGCGACCAAGGCCGCGCACCAGGAAGGCATCCTGCCCGGCGGCGGCACCGCCCTGCTCCGCTCCAGCACCGGCCTGAAGGCCCCGGAAGGCCTGACGGACGACGAGAAGGCCGGCTACAAGATCATCATCGATGCGTGCCGCGCCCCGGTGAAGCAGATCGCCGAGAACGCCGGCGTGGACGGCAACGTGGTGGCGAAGGAAGTGCTCGCCAAGGACGAGAAGAACTACGGGTACGACGCCCGCGCCGACCGCTACGTCGACATGGTGGCCACCGGCATCATCGACCCGACGAAGGTGGTCCGCAGCGCCCTCCAGAACGCCGCCAGCGTCGCGACCCTGCTCCTCACCTCCGACGCGATCATCGCGGAAGAGCAAGAGAAGAAGAGCAAGAAGGACCCGGCCCCGGGCGCCTACGACGACATGTACTAAGCCCAAAGGGCTGGTAACAAGCCGTGTTAACGTGCCGGGGCCGGTTACTCGCAAGGGTAACCGGCCCCGGCACGTTTCACAGCCTCGCAACGAATCCCGCCGTTTCGAGTGGATACACGATCCGGTTACTGGTGTCGGCTTTGCTTTTGTGGCCCAGACATTCCTGCCTGTGCGGCCTTCTCGCGCCGCCCAGACAGGAATGTCTGGGCCACAAGAAACAGACACCACCACCCGGCAGTGAATGAGAGATGCAAAACGTAATCGGGCCGCGGCCCTGGGACCGCGGACGTCCCGTCCGCACGTTGGCATATGGAACCGCAACACGGCAC belongs to Gemmata obscuriglobus and includes:
- a CDS encoding DNA alkylation repair protein — encoded protein: MVSEERKGVSRRADIPSELLAQLNAGTAASATLAEGLAIDFAALLVSAVPDMPAESVELVRGMADQGITRRMDAVGELLLQHLTLDRLPLLTAHASDTVRGWACYVIGRAPKLKLNAKLDLIRPLADDRHFGVREWAWMAIRPHLAKNVGHAVKALTPWAEHPSPNVRRFASEATRPRGVWCAHIDALKQNPELGLPILEPLKADPAKYVQDSVGNWLNDAAKSQPVWVKELCLRWQQESAADTTAAVCKRALRNVRVGK
- a CDS encoding response regulator, whose translation is MPIALMLEDEAERLVRFRAVAARLGCELVCWPNAHRMIAEMGERLAEAAFISLDHDLEPEDATDPGDGLDVAKHLAGLSPTCPVIVHTSNGARGDSMMGEFELAGWRHHRVLPIGDDWIEVDWAWHARNLLRRANRVRRTTDKPSAPPGD
- a CDS encoding co-chaperone GroES — translated: MGLQPIGDRIVVRREAAEEKTAGGILLPDSAKNKPQRGAVVAVGPGKLKPDGTRVPMQLKVGDKVLFTSWAGDEFKGPKNDGEILLMHEGDVMCVIA
- the groL gene encoding chaperonin GroEL (60 kDa chaperone family; promotes refolding of misfolded polypeptides especially under stressful conditions; forms two stacked rings of heptamers to form a barrel-shaped 14mer; ends can be capped by GroES; misfolded proteins enter the barrel where they are refolded when GroES binds), whose product is MAAKQIAFDQEARDAMKRGITKLARAVKVTLGPKGRNVIIQKSFGSPTVTKDGVTVAKEIQLPDHYENMGAAMVKEVASKTSDVAGDGTTTATVLAEAIFKEGLKAVVAGTNPMLMKRGMEKAVEDIVAKLKEMSIPVGGKKGLENVATVAANGDAEIGKKLAEAMDKVGKDGVITVEEAKTIETNYEFVEGMQFDRGYLSPYFINNPETMECELEDAYVLVYEKKISAARDMLPILEKVVGQGKPLLIIAEEVDGEALALLVVNVIKSNYQIKVCAVKAPGYGDRRKAMLQDIAVLTGGKAIFEDLGMKLETVTMEDLGTAKKIKVDKDNTTVIEGAGTAAAIKERIATIQKELDKSTSDYDKEKLSERIAKLSGGVAKINVGGATESEVKEKKMRVEDAMHATKAAHQEGILPGGGTALLRSSTGLKAPEGLTDDEKAGYKIIIDACRAPVKQIAENAGVDGNVVAKEVLAKDEKNYGYDARADRYVDMVATGIIDPTKVVRSALQNAASVATLLLTSDAIIAEEQEKKSKKDPAPGAYDDMY